In the Kitasatospora terrestris genome, one interval contains:
- a CDS encoding HPF/RaiA family ribosome-associated protein, whose product MNRLQTGPATDVLVETRGEVTLAAPDYARTKMLAVLERLDEPVLAARVKLIQEANHAVAKPSLAQAVVDLNGRPVRAHVAAATMQEAVDLLQDRLTARIARVRGHRDHPRRHATAPVGPLGGARHEHRPQRHARHAQERRIVRHKSYSLAQQTAWEAVLELEAMDYDFHLFTDAASGCDSVVHRDPADDGYRLATAGPQVDPVPGLPLSTLGAPRLTVDDAVARLDLSGLPFVFFTDAATSRGNVLYHRYDGHYGLITPVL is encoded by the coding sequence ATGAACCGCCTGCAGACCGGGCCCGCCACCGACGTCCTGGTGGAGACCCGCGGAGAGGTCACCCTGGCCGCGCCCGACTACGCCCGGACGAAGATGCTCGCCGTACTGGAACGGCTGGACGAGCCGGTCCTCGCCGCCCGGGTGAAGCTCATCCAGGAGGCCAACCACGCGGTGGCCAAGCCCTCGCTCGCCCAAGCCGTCGTCGATCTGAACGGCAGGCCGGTGCGGGCCCACGTGGCCGCAGCCACCATGCAGGAGGCCGTCGACCTGCTCCAGGACCGCCTGACCGCCCGGATCGCCCGTGTCCGCGGCCACCGGGACCACCCCCGCCGCCACGCGACCGCACCGGTCGGCCCGCTGGGCGGCGCTCGGCACGAACACCGCCCGCAGCGCCACGCCCGCCATGCGCAGGAGCGGCGGATCGTGCGGCACAAGTCCTACAGCCTGGCGCAGCAGACGGCCTGGGAGGCGGTGCTCGAACTGGAGGCCATGGACTACGACTTCCACCTGTTCACCGACGCGGCGAGCGGCTGTGACAGCGTGGTCCACCGCGACCCGGCCGACGACGGCTACCGGCTGGCCACCGCGGGCCCGCAGGTCGACCCGGTGCCGGGGTTGCCGCTGAGCACGCTCGGCGCACCGCGGCTCACCGTCGACGACGCGGTCGCACGCCTGGACCTGAGCGGCCTGCCGTTCGTCTTCTTCACCGACGCCGCCACCAGCCGCGGCAACGTGCTGTACCACCGCTACGACGGTCACTACGGCCTCATCACTCCCGTGCTGTAG
- a CDS encoding carbamate kinase, giving the protein MRIVAALGGNALLQRGEHPDAAVQQHRVHDAARSLAELVLAGHELVVTHGNGPQVGLLAAESESDPDLTAPYPLDVLGAQTQGMIGTLLARELAGRLPGRTVTALVTHTEVDPHDPAFKHPDKFIGGQLTDHRARTMELDRSWTTAHDGDHLRRTVPSPLPKAITELPAIRALLASGSVVIAAGGGGIPVTRNPDTGQVRGVEAVVDKDRTAALLAEQLDADALLILTDVTHVFTHFGAAHPGPLTTVTPGRLHELDLPAGSMRPKAEAAAGFAERTGQVAVIGPLDDALGALLGTTGTTVRALPAPLDRGPSAMPAGPSTHCPAVPHATA; this is encoded by the coding sequence ATGCGCATCGTCGCCGCACTCGGCGGAAACGCCCTGCTCCAGCGGGGCGAACACCCCGACGCCGCAGTCCAGCAGCACCGCGTCCACGACGCGGCCCGGTCGCTGGCAGAGCTCGTTCTCGCTGGGCACGAGTTGGTCGTCACCCACGGCAACGGCCCGCAGGTCGGCCTGCTCGCCGCCGAGAGCGAGAGCGACCCGGACCTGACCGCCCCCTACCCGCTGGATGTCCTCGGTGCGCAGACCCAGGGCATGATCGGCACCCTGCTCGCCCGGGAACTCGCCGGCCGCCTGCCAGGCCGCACCGTCACCGCCCTGGTCACCCACACCGAGGTGGACCCGCACGACCCCGCCTTCAAACACCCCGACAAGTTCATCGGCGGCCAACTCACCGACCACCGGGCCAGGACGATGGAGCTCGACCGCAGCTGGACAACCGCCCACGACGGCGACCACCTGCGTCGCACGGTCCCCTCGCCCTTGCCGAAGGCGATCACCGAACTCCCCGCCATCCGAGCCCTGCTGGCGAGTGGCTCAGTGGTGATCGCCGCCGGAGGCGGCGGCATCCCCGTCACCCGCAACCCCGACACCGGCCAGGTGCGCGGCGTCGAGGCCGTGGTCGACAAGGACCGCACCGCCGCCCTGCTCGCCGAACAGCTCGATGCCGACGCACTGTTGATCCTCACCGACGTCACCCACGTGTTCACCCACTTCGGTGCCGCCCACCCCGGTCCGCTCACCACCGTCACCCCCGGCCGGCTGCACGAGCTGGACCTGCCCGCCGGTTCGATGCGCCCCAAGGCGGAAGCCGCCGCAGGCTTCGCCGAGCGGACCGGCCAGGTCGCCGTGATCGGCCCGCTGGACGACGCCCTCGGCGCGCTCCTGGGCACCACCGGCACCACCGTCCGCGCGCTGCCTGCACCGCTGGACCGGGGACCTTCGGCCATGCCGGCGGGACCTTCGACTCACTGCCCGGCCGTACCGCACGCGACAGCCTGA
- a CDS encoding IS5 family transposase produces the protein MCVCACKPSYSSSLTDAQWAAIEPLLPVRDPRRAGRPLKFPRRLVVDTVLYVLVSGCAWRLVPHDLAPWDAAYRWFRAWTADGTWNRVHDTLRERVRVADGRDPQPSAAVLDSQSARSHQGGQAVGYDAGKRVRGRKRHLLVDTCGLVLRAVVHSASVQDRAGAKLVLAGIRSSFPQVGLVWVDGGYVNVVDAGLVGWAAEHEGLEIVAVPRNADVKGFQVLPRRWVVERTFSWLGRCRRLARDYERKTAHAEAMIKVAMIRLMAARLAGEEIEPHGPIETEAARRLADDLKNE, from the coding sequence ATGTGTGTCTGTGCGTGCAAGCCTTCCTATTCCTCGTCGTTGACGGATGCCCAGTGGGCGGCGATCGAGCCGCTGCTGCCGGTGCGGGATCCGCGCAGGGCGGGTCGGCCGCTGAAGTTCCCGCGCCGGCTGGTCGTGGACACGGTGCTGTATGTGCTGGTCAGCGGTTGCGCCTGGCGGTTGGTGCCGCACGATCTGGCCCCGTGGGACGCGGCCTACCGGTGGTTCCGGGCCTGGACTGCGGACGGCACCTGGAACCGGGTCCACGACACGCTGCGCGAGCGGGTGCGGGTGGCGGACGGGCGGGATCCGCAGCCCTCGGCGGCGGTGCTGGACTCGCAGTCCGCCCGCAGCCACCAGGGCGGGCAGGCGGTCGGCTACGACGCGGGCAAGCGCGTGCGGGGCCGCAAGCGGCACCTGCTGGTGGACACCTGCGGACTGGTGCTGCGGGCGGTGGTGCACTCGGCCTCGGTGCAGGACCGGGCAGGCGCGAAGCTGGTCCTCGCCGGGATCCGGAGCTCGTTTCCGCAGGTCGGGCTGGTCTGGGTGGACGGCGGATACGTGAACGTGGTCGACGCGGGACTGGTCGGCTGGGCGGCCGAGCACGAAGGGCTGGAGATCGTTGCGGTGCCGCGCAACGCCGATGTGAAAGGGTTCCAGGTACTGCCCCGCAGGTGGGTGGTCGAGCGGACATTCTCCTGGCTGGGACGGTGCAGACGGTTGGCACGGGACTACGAGCGCAAGACCGCGCACGCCGAAGCGATGATCAAGGTCGCGATGATCCGGCTCATGGCCGCCCGCCTCGCCGGCGAGGAGATCGAACCGCACGGTCCCATCGAGACCGAAGCGGCCCGCCGCCTCGCCGACGACCTCAAGAACGAGTGA
- the argF gene encoding ornithine carbamoyltransferase codes for MTTTLRGRHYLRELDFTADEIHYLLDLAAELKAAKHAGTEAAHLTGRRLALIFEKNSTRTRCAFEVAAADQGATTTYLGPDSSHIGHKESVADTARVLGRMYDGIEYRGFAQETVTELAAHAGVPVYNGLTDECHPTQSLCDVFTMREHSGKPLEEISFCYLGDARNNTAHSLMVMGSLLGMDVRIAAPRELWPDPLLVSECLLLGQESGARFTLTDQVEEAVRGADYLYTDVWVSMGEDHDRWKERIDLLLPYQINARTVAATGNPDTAFLHCLPALHDRRTDLGTELATEHGLEGLEVTDEVFESPASLVFTQAENRMHTIKAILVATLGRN; via the coding sequence ATGACCACCACCCTCCGGGGTCGCCACTACCTGCGCGAACTCGACTTCACCGCCGACGAGATCCACTACCTGCTCGACCTCGCCGCCGAACTCAAGGCCGCCAAGCACGCCGGAACCGAAGCAGCGCACCTGACGGGCCGCCGCCTGGCCCTGATCTTCGAGAAGAACTCCACCCGCACCCGCTGTGCCTTCGAGGTGGCCGCCGCCGACCAGGGCGCCACCACCACCTACCTCGGCCCGGACAGCTCGCACATCGGCCACAAGGAGTCCGTGGCCGACACCGCCCGGGTGCTGGGGCGGATGTACGACGGCATCGAGTACCGCGGCTTCGCCCAGGAGACCGTCACCGAACTCGCCGCCCACGCGGGGGTGCCGGTCTACAACGGCCTGACGGACGAGTGCCACCCCACCCAGAGCCTGTGCGACGTGTTCACGATGCGCGAGCACAGCGGCAAGCCGCTGGAGGAGATCTCCTTCTGCTACCTCGGCGACGCCCGCAACAACACCGCCCACTCCCTGATGGTGATGGGCAGCCTGCTCGGCATGGACGTGCGGATCGCCGCCCCCCGCGAGCTGTGGCCCGACCCGCTGCTGGTCTCCGAGTGCCTGCTGCTCGGCCAGGAGAGCGGAGCCCGGTTCACCCTCACCGACCAGGTCGAGGAGGCCGTGCGCGGAGCGGACTACCTCTACACCGACGTCTGGGTCTCGATGGGCGAGGACCACGACCGGTGGAAGGAGCGCATCGACCTGCTGCTCCCGTACCAGATCAACGCCCGGACCGTGGCGGCCACCGGAAACCCGGACACCGCTTTCCTGCACTGCCTGCCGGCCCTGCACGACCGTCGCACCGACCTCGGCACCGAGCTCGCCACCGAACACGGGTTGGAGGGCCTGGAGGTCACCGACGAGGTCTTCGAGTCCCCCGCCTCCCTGGTCTTCACCCAGGCCGAGAACCGCATGCACACCATCAAGGCGATCCTCGTCGCCACCCTCGGGAGGAACTGA